The Algoriphagus sp. TR-M9 genome has a window encoding:
- a CDS encoding MBG domain-containing protein: MKNLYCFINLKWVPTILIFFFTFQFTFGQAFTETFNQSGPDFVTSFSRTYNGVQIDYLFTPDGDGGDFAHNESGGNLNILSGGITDTNLERVTIRRNDGSPFIFKSIDIDNIGGFNSYHNVKVTGKLSGGLVASQTMNFGDIGTLTFNGSSGITVDLIEITAGNFEAVLVDNFSGVIISANSPPTAASFTAANGPFENLTHTFSTANFGYSDGDGNPLSHILIESVPGAGTLYLDANNSDSFNPGEAVGVGTQVSKANLDAGNLQYIQNGSTDTSFQFEVNDGTVNSSGNYIATLNVTPVPTVTLGVSPTSRQESETTPNVVTATLSNAYGANTTVNLSFSGSAVGIVDYSVSSTSISIPSGNTSGTMNILNVPDALYEGNETVVIDISSVSNGIEDGVQQVTYTIIEDDSPPTATLEVLGVFNPITDESGGQAYVRAKLDAVAGANVSVPLTFSGTATGGGTDYVVTGTRIDIPAGALMDSIRVTSLFDEIEEGDETIIIDMEPPTNAIKGTPNQLTITIQDEDFGPPSGYSVQINQDPILPSNSSNVSFTFTDAEKRSTYNYLFTSSAGGSNVSGSGTISSPDQTVSNVDLSGMADGDITLSVDLTDTLSNTGPTVQYSVRKLASEPPFFTGLPTDISVAEGIASKIDLSGATFGDPDAAVDDLLTITIVALGGTISFNPGVDVYFGHPFPGSWTITGTISNLNSFLSDPSSIKFTSYPGVIGDNAGSIGLAGNDGTVGASFGTINIDVREIPSVTSVSVPANGIYSATQNLNFSVNYSEAVTVSGVPSFEVTVGSTVYDAEYVSGSGSSALLFRYTVQPGDLDTDGISVGGIVSLNGGSIQNSFAVDAELDLNSVGSTAAVLVEAIAPLVTRIERQNPTSNPTNADAVTFRITFSEDVSGVDSGDFSLTGPTGASIGVSGSGFVYDVTVSGGNMASLNELVSLNFAAGQNITDMVGNALVNTAPTETNENEYTLDNNAPAITALSPADNATDVSLNSDFVITFNEDVVANTGNLTVHRVSDDAVVRTFDVTNTALVSISGGVVTFTNTSDLALGTEYYIMLNNGAFQDEAGNAFGGIPNSSVWSFTTSVQTQISIDDPTVSEGNSGSSNLTFTVSLSQPAPVGGATVDFATSDGTATAGSDYIASSGTLSFAVGESNKTVDISITGDEVLEPDETLTLTLSNPTGTNVSITDASGIGTILNDDAAAVTIADVSVIESDGNAIISAVLDHAVQGGFTVDVSSADGTATVADNDYSPIAGQTLTFTGSAGEVQTFQVPITDDSKVEIDETVSLTMNNLSGTSLVIDIIDAATLTISNDDQASVTIADVSGKEDDGAITVTLTLDNAVDGGFDVNVSTADGTATTSDSDYTAVTAQTLTFAGTSGETQTFIVTPTVDAIPESDETVIISMSNLLPTSVAGGDIDISDGATLTILNDDINAPSTPDLVSSSDSGISDSDDLTNDRTPTLRGTADPNITIEIFSSVEGSLGETTSTNSGEWEFTPTSELSPIPGLTAVSHDFTARSKDVSGNFSDSDPLSVVIDSKAPAPVVIGSLTIQLDNNGNAPSISPSDLLASPISDDYSASGDIQLTLDVNSFDCTDVGPNTVRLIATDEAGNSDYAETSVIVEDNIPPTIQAKSSITLNVDAFGTVSLTPSMIEEGSTDACGIQTQLLSQTLFDRTDEGVNNITYTVTDVNGNPAQLNVAVTIVVVPNVLNIVTDPGQSKVYGDADPVFTYSATGFEAGDDETILTGALARAVGENVGTYAINQGTLDAGPNYTINFTPSDFEVTPATLDVTADAGQTKVYGDADPVFTYQVSGYQNGDDSGILSGALARDSGENVGTYAIQPGTIGAGGNYTINFTSADFEITPATLSIAADAGQSKIYGDADPVFTYTVIGLENGDSEAAVVTGSLIRVAGENVGTYAIQPGTIAAGGNYTINFTSADFEITPATLSITANAGQSKVYGDADPVFTYQISGLKNGDTENVLTGELQRAIGENIGTYPINQGTLTAGLNYTINYTGADFTIGEKILTISVDAGQNKVYGDADPVFTYSATGFEAGDDETILTGALSRAAGENVGTYAINQGTLDAGPNYTINFTPADFEITPATLDVTADAGQTKVYGDADPVFTYQVSGYQNGDDSGILSGALARDAGENVGTYSINLGPLNAGPNYTINFTSADFEITPATLSIAADAGQSKVYGDADPVFTYTVIGLENGDSEAAVVTGSLIRVAGENVGTYAIQPGTIAAGGNYTINFTSADFEITSATLSITANAGQSKVYGDADPVFTYQISGLKNGDTENVLTGELQRAIGENIGTYPINQGTLTAGLNYTINYTGADFTIGEKILTISVDAGQNKVYGDADPVFTYSATGFEAGDDETILTGALARAVGENVGTYAINQGTLDAGPNYTINFTPADFEVTPATLDVTADAGQTKVYGDADPVFTYQVNGYQNGDDSGILSGDLARDAGENVGTYSINLGPLNAGPNYTINFTSADFEITPATLSITADAGQSKVYGDADPVFTYTVIGLENGDSEAAVVTGSLIRVAGENVGTYAIQPGTIAAGGNYTINFTSADFEITPATLSITADAGQSKVYGDADPVFTYQVSGYQNGDDVSILSGALARAAGEDVGSYAINVGTLDAGANYTVNFNGAEFSITPRTLNITANPDQAKVYGSADPVYDYTASNFGNGDNTSILSGALSRVPGENVGMYAITLGTLDAGANYTINFTSADFEIAEKVLNVTADPGQGKVFGTSDPILTYQVNGFENGDDAGILTGSLVRAAGENVGSYAISLGTLDAGSNYAINYSGANFAISKATITGLTFTDETFTYDGTEKSLMISGTLPAGTSVTYTNNGRTEVGTQEVTATITGSNYNTLVLTADLTITPAEIVGITFTDESFTYDGTEKSLMISGTLPAGTSVTYTNNGRTEVGTQEVTATITGSNYNTLVLTADLSITPAEIVGITFTDETFTYDGTEKSLMISGTLPAGTSVTYTNNGRTEVGTQEVTATITGSNYNTLVLTADLTITPAEIVGITFTDETFTYDGTEKSLMISGTLPAGTSVTYTNNGRTEVGTQEVTATISGDNITEVVLTADLSITPASLTVVADEGQSKEFGMTDPVFTYSASGFQATDSELILTGALSREAGEEVGSYFITLGSLNAGGNYTIDFTGADFMIVESEDVDSDGDGVPDGVEELQGTDPTDASDYQDTDEDAVPDYVEIEQGTHPEDSGDYLDSDNDQVPDYVEEQQGTDLNDEEDFLDVDEDGIPDYVNERSITEFVPQSLEVLWGTTTEELKLPTEVVVITAQGVFINVPVDWWDLSGYDAMTAGTTAYQGQAELPAGLFNPDELQPVLEITVLAKPEPEDVLLSENSFTAIPDQYFQEIGAFTVIDPAGTEHQLSLPEGVADNDYFEVIDGILFWSSADEASGRTEFTVHLRVEDQAGNVLEKDFAITRSRTPLEQLEIPNTFTPNGDGVNDAWGVSALRYYSGVRISVMDIGGERLFYTEDADMMWDGTYNGKQMPVGSYLYIIEVGETGEIQRGMLNLLRE, encoded by the coding sequence ATGAAAAACCTTTACTGTTTTATCAATTTAAAATGGGTTCCGACCATTTTGATTTTCTTTTTTACTTTTCAATTTACTTTTGGACAGGCTTTTACAGAGACTTTTAATCAATCAGGCCCTGATTTTGTCACTAGTTTTAGTAGAACTTATAATGGTGTTCAAATAGATTACTTGTTTACCCCGGATGGGGATGGAGGTGATTTTGCTCATAATGAAAGTGGAGGTAATTTAAATATTCTGTCTGGAGGTATTACTGATACTAATTTAGAACGAGTTACGATTCGGAGAAATGATGGTAGCCCTTTTATATTTAAAAGTATAGATATAGATAATATTGGTGGGTTTAATAGCTATCACAATGTTAAAGTAACAGGAAAATTAAGTGGGGGATTAGTTGCATCTCAAACGATGAACTTCGGGGATATTGGGACATTGACCTTTAATGGGAGCTCTGGAATTACGGTAGACTTAATCGAAATTACCGCAGGAAATTTCGAAGCTGTCCTAGTTGATAATTTTTCGGGGGTTATTATAAGTGCCAATTCCCCACCCACCGCAGCCAGCTTTACAGCTGCAAATGGGCCATTCGAAAATCTTACCCATACTTTTTCAACTGCTAATTTTGGATATTCCGACGGTGATGGGAATCCACTCAGCCATATCCTGATCGAATCTGTTCCGGGAGCAGGCACGCTTTACCTAGATGCCAATAACAGTGATTCATTCAATCCTGGTGAAGCCGTGGGAGTTGGGACACAGGTAAGTAAAGCGAATCTGGATGCCGGAAATCTCCAATACATTCAAAATGGATCTACCGATACCTCATTTCAATTTGAAGTGAATGACGGGACAGTGAACAGTAGTGGCAATTATATCGCGACTCTTAATGTCACCCCAGTTCCGACAGTAACCCTTGGAGTAAGTCCAACTTCAAGGCAGGAATCAGAAACGACCCCCAATGTGGTTACTGCCACTTTATCAAACGCTTATGGAGCAAATACTACAGTGAATTTATCCTTTTCTGGTTCAGCTGTAGGTATAGTAGACTATTCTGTTTCAAGTACTAGCATTAGTATTCCATCTGGGAATACCTCAGGCACTATGAATATTTTAAATGTTCCAGATGCCCTCTACGAAGGAAATGAAACAGTGGTGATAGATATTTCCTCGGTAAGCAATGGGATTGAGGATGGTGTTCAACAGGTGACTTATACAATTATTGAAGATGATTCCCCGCCCACAGCAACTTTAGAGGTATTAGGGGTTTTTAACCCAATTACAGATGAAAGTGGTGGTCAAGCCTATGTAAGAGCGAAATTGGATGCTGTGGCAGGGGCTAATGTTTCAGTTCCGCTCACTTTTTCTGGAACAGCCACAGGTGGAGGTACTGATTATGTTGTAACGGGAACGAGAATTGACATCCCTGCAGGAGCACTTATGGACAGTATCCGGGTTACGTCACTATTTGATGAAATAGAAGAAGGAGATGAGACGATAATCATAGATATGGAGCCCCCTACCAATGCAATTAAAGGCACCCCGAATCAGTTGACCATTACGATTCAGGATGAAGATTTTGGTCCCCCATCGGGTTATTCTGTACAGATTAATCAGGATCCGATTCTTCCTTCCAATTCATCCAATGTAAGTTTTACCTTCACCGATGCTGAAAAGCGTTCTACTTATAATTATCTATTTACGTCATCGGCCGGAGGAAGTAACGTTTCGGGATCAGGCACAATTTCATCACCCGACCAGACCGTTTCCAATGTTGACTTGAGTGGGATGGCAGATGGTGACATTACACTTTCTGTAGATTTGACGGATACTTTGAGTAATACCGGTCCAACAGTCCAATACTCCGTTAGAAAATTGGCCAGCGAGCCGCCTTTCTTTACTGGTTTGCCTACAGATATTTCTGTTGCTGAAGGCATAGCAAGTAAAATTGATCTATCTGGCGCTACCTTTGGAGATCCAGATGCGGCAGTGGATGATTTGTTAACAATTACAATTGTGGCATTGGGAGGCACCATTTCATTTAATCCAGGAGTTGATGTTTATTTCGGCCATCCTTTTCCTGGAAGTTGGACCATAACCGGCACTATTTCAAATTTAAATTCCTTCCTAAGTGATCCTTCCTCGATTAAATTTACCAGCTATCCAGGGGTAATAGGAGATAATGCCGGTAGTATTGGATTAGCGGGGAATGATGGAACTGTAGGTGCGTCATTTGGTACAATCAATATCGATGTTCGGGAGATTCCTTCGGTCACATCGGTTTCAGTTCCTGCCAATGGCATTTATTCAGCGACTCAGAACCTGAATTTTAGTGTTAACTATTCCGAAGCGGTAACAGTGAGTGGTGTTCCAAGTTTTGAAGTAACTGTTGGGAGCACAGTTTATGATGCAGAATACGTTTCTGGTTCTGGATCTTCTGCTTTGCTCTTCAGATACACCGTGCAGCCAGGGGATTTGGATACAGATGGAATCTCTGTTGGCGGAATTGTTTCATTGAATGGAGGGAGTATCCAGAATTCTTTTGCTGTAGATGCAGAACTGGATTTGAACAGTGTGGGGTCTACAGCTGCTGTTTTAGTAGAAGCTATAGCTCCACTAGTGACCAGAATAGAAAGACAAAATCCAACATCAAATCCAACCAATGCAGATGCTGTTACATTTAGGATAACCTTCTCTGAGGATGTTTCTGGAGTGGATTCCGGTGATTTTAGTTTAACAGGCCCTACTGGAGCATCAATTGGAGTTTCCGGATCTGGCTTTGTCTATGACGTGACAGTTTCCGGTGGAAATATGGCTAGTCTGAATGAACTGGTTTCATTAAACTTTGCCGCTGGCCAAAACATTACTGATATGGTTGGTAATGCCCTAGTCAACACCGCTCCTACAGAAACCAATGAGAATGAATATACACTAGATAACAATGCTCCAGCTATAACTGCCCTTAGTCCGGCTGATAATGCTACGGATGTGAGTTTGAATTCAGACTTTGTCATCACATTTAATGAAGATGTAGTGGCCAATACTGGTAATTTGACTGTGCACAGAGTGAGTGATGATGCAGTAGTGAGAACATTTGATGTGACCAATACAGCCCTGGTTTCTATATCTGGAGGAGTTGTCACCTTTACTAATACTTCTGATCTGGCTTTAGGTACGGAGTATTATATCATGCTGAACAATGGCGCATTTCAGGACGAAGCAGGAAATGCATTTGGCGGAATACCTAATTCTTCAGTATGGAGTTTCACTACATCTGTTCAAACTCAAATTTCCATCGATGATCCTACCGTATCAGAAGGCAACTCGGGTTCAAGCAATCTTACATTTACCGTTTCCCTGTCGCAACCGGCACCAGTGGGTGGTGCTACGGTAGATTTTGCTACTTCTGATGGAACGGCAACGGCCGGATCTGATTATATCGCTTCAAGTGGAACACTAAGTTTTGCAGTAGGAGAAAGCAATAAAACTGTAGATATAAGCATTACAGGGGATGAGGTCCTAGAGCCTGATGAGACACTCACGCTAACACTTAGTAATCCGACAGGTACAAATGTTAGCATCACAGATGCATCTGGCATAGGTACAATCCTGAATGATGATGCGGCTGCTGTAACCATAGCTGATGTATCAGTCATTGAGTCAGATGGAAATGCAATTATCAGTGCTGTTTTAGATCACGCAGTGCAGGGAGGATTTACGGTAGATGTAAGTTCAGCAGATGGCACTGCAACAGTTGCTGATAACGACTACAGTCCTATAGCAGGCCAAACATTGACATTTACTGGTTCCGCAGGGGAAGTCCAAACTTTCCAAGTTCCAATTACAGATGATAGCAAGGTAGAAATAGATGAAACGGTGTCTCTTACTATGAATAACCTCTCTGGTACTTCCTTAGTTATAGACATTATCGATGCAGCTACTTTGACGATTTCAAATGACGATCAAGCTTCAGTGACTATCGCTGATGTGAGCGGCAAGGAAGATGACGGAGCCATAACAGTAACCCTAACCCTTGATAATGCAGTAGATGGAGGATTTGATGTAAATGTAAGTACGGCTGATGGAACCGCTACCACGTCGGATAGTGATTATACAGCCGTTACCGCCCAAACTTTAACTTTTGCAGGTACATCCGGTGAAACACAGACCTTCATTGTAACTCCTACAGTTGATGCTATACCAGAGTCTGATGAGACAGTAATTATTTCAATGAGTAACCTATTGCCAACTTCTGTTGCCGGTGGGGATATCGACATCTCAGATGGGGCTACTTTGACCATTCTAAATGATGACATCAATGCTCCTAGTACTCCTGATCTGGTGTCTTCCAGCGACTCGGGAATTAGTGACAGCGATGATCTCACCAATGATAGGACTCCAACGCTGCGGGGTACGGCTGATCCGAATATTACTATAGAGATATTCAGTTCTGTAGAGGGTTCGCTGGGTGAAACCACCTCTACTAATTCAGGTGAATGGGAATTTACGCCGACGTCTGAACTGAGTCCAATACCAGGTTTAACAGCCGTATCACATGATTTTACAGCTAGAAGCAAAGACGTTTCGGGTAATTTCAGTGATTCTGATCCTTTATCCGTGGTGATAGATTCCAAAGCACCAGCCCCTGTAGTGATAGGTAGTTTAACAATTCAATTGGATAACAATGGAAATGCGCCAAGTATATCTCCGTCTGACTTATTAGCCAGTCCAATTTCAGATGATTATTCAGCTTCAGGAGATATTCAATTAACATTAGATGTCAATAGCTTTGATTGTACAGATGTTGGCCCGAATACAGTAAGGTTAATTGCAACCGATGAGGCTGGTAATTCAGATTATGCTGAAACTTCCGTGATAGTTGAGGATAATATCCCACCAACCATCCAAGCTAAGTCATCTATCACCTTAAATGTGGATGCCTTTGGTACAGTGAGTTTGACACCATCAATGATAGAAGAAGGGTCGACAGATGCCTGTGGAATTCAAACTCAATTGTTAAGTCAAACTTTATTCGACAGAACAGATGAAGGTGTCAATAACATCACTTATACAGTTACCGATGTCAATGGGAATCCTGCTCAATTGAATGTGGCTGTGACTATAGTAGTAGTGCCGAATGTATTGAATATAGTAACTGACCCAGGTCAATCTAAAGTATATGGTGATGCCGATCCAGTGTTCACGTATTCCGCTACTGGATTCGAAGCTGGAGATGATGAAACCATCTTAACCGGCGCCCTTGCAAGAGCAGTTGGAGAGAATGTAGGAACCTATGCGATCAACCAAGGTACTTTGGATGCAGGTCCAAACTATACGATCAATTTCACTCCATCAGACTTTGAGGTTACTCCTGCCACCTTGGATGTTACGGCTGATGCAGGACAAACCAAAGTGTATGGGGATGCCGATCCGGTATTTACCTATCAGGTGAGTGGTTATCAAAACGGAGATGATTCGGGAATCCTTTCAGGAGCCTTGGCTCGAGATTCGGGAGAAAATGTAGGTACGTATGCGATCCAGCCAGGCACCATAGGGGCTGGGGGTAACTATACGATCAACTTTACGAGTGCTGACTTTGAAATCACTCCTGCTACCTTGTCTATTGCAGCTGATGCTGGACAAAGCAAGATTTATGGAGATGCTGACCCTGTGTTCACCTATACAGTCATTGGATTGGAAAATGGCGATTCAGAAGCTGCTGTAGTTACCGGTTCGCTGATCCGTGTAGCAGGAGAAAATGTAGGTACGTATGCGATCCAGCCAGGCACCATAGCGGCTGGGGGTAACTATACGATCAACTTTACGAGTGCAGACTTTGAAATCACTCCTGCTACCTTGTCTATCACAGCAAATGCAGGACAAAGCAAGGTTTATGGAGATGCTGATCCGGTATTCACTTATCAGATTAGTGGTCTGAAAAATGGGGATACTGAAAATGTGCTAACTGGAGAATTACAAAGAGCAATTGGAGAGAATATAGGAACCTATCCAATCAATCAGGGTACTCTGACGGCAGGACTGAATTATACGATAAACTATACTGGAGCCGACTTTACCATCGGAGAGAAAATCCTAACAATAAGCGTAGATGCCGGTCAGAATAAAGTATATGGTGATGCCGATCCAGTGTTCACGTATTCCGCTACTGGATTCGAAGCTGGAGATGATGAAACCATCTTAACCGGGGCTCTTTCACGAGCAGCTGGAGAAAATGTAGGAACCTATGCGATCAACCAAGGTACTTTGGATGCAGGTCCAAACTATACGATCAATTTCACTCCAGCAGATTTTGAGATCACACCTGCTACCTTGGATGTTACGGCAGATGCAGGACAAACCAAAGTTTATGGGGATGCTGATCCGGTATTCACTTATCAGGTGAGTGGTTATCAAAACGGAGATGATTCGGGAATCCTTTCAGGAGCTTTGGCTCGAGATGCGGGAGAAAATGTAGGCACATATTCGATCAATCTGGGACCACTGAATGCGGGTCCAAACTATACGATCAACTTTACGAGTGCTGACTTTGAAATCACTCCTGCTACCTTGTCTATTGCAGCTGATGCTGGACAAAGCAAGGTGTATGGAGATGCTGACCCTGTGTTCACCTATACAGTCATTGGATTGGAAAATGGCGATTCAGAAGCTGCTGTAGTTACCGGTTCGCTGATCCGTGTAGCAGGAGAAAATGTAGGTACGTATGCGATCCAGCCAGGCACCATAGCGGCTGGGGGTAACTATACGATCAACTTTACGAGTGCAGACTTTGAAATCACTTCTGCTACCTTGTCTATCACAGCAAATGCAGGACAAAGCAAGGTTTATGGAGATGCTGATCCGGTATTCACTTATCAGATTAGTGGTCTGAAAAATGGGGATACTGAAAATGTGCTAACTGGAGAATTACAAAGAGCAATTGGAGAGAATATAGGAACCTATCCAATCAATCAGGGTACTCTGACGGCAGGACTGAATTATACGATAAACTATACTGGAGCCGACTTTACCATCGGAGAGAAAATCCTAACAATAAGCGTAGATGCCGGTCAGAATAAAGTATATGGTGATGCCGATCCAGTGTTCACGTATTCCGCTACTGGATTCGAAGCTGGAGATGATGAAACCATCTTAACCGGTGCCCTTGCAAGAGCAGTTGGAGAGAATGTAGGAACCTATGCGATCAACCAAGGTACTTTGGATGCAGGTCCAAACTATACGATCAATTTCACTCCAGCAGACTTTGAGGTTACTCCTGCCACCTTGGATGTTACGGCTGATGCAGGACAAACCAAAGTATATGGGGATGCTGACCCGGTATTTACCTATCAGGTGAATGGTTATCAAAACGGAGATGATTCGGGAATCCTTTCAGGAGACTTGGCTCGAGATGCGGGAGAAAATGTAGGCACATATTCGATCAATCTGGGACCACTGAATGCGGGTCCAAACTATACGATCAACTTTACGAGTGCTGACTTTGAAATCACTCCTGCTACCTTGTCTATTACAGCTGATGCAGGGCAAAGCAAGGTGTATGGAGATGCTGACCCTGTGTTCACCTATACAGTCATTGGATTGGAAAATGGCGATTCAGAAGCTGCTGTAGTTACCGGTTCGCTGATCCGTGTAGCAGGAGAAAATGTCGGTACGTATGCGATCCAGCCAGGCACCATAGCGGCTGGGGGTAACTATACGATCAACTTTACGAGTGCAGACTTTGAAATCACTCCTGCTACCTTGTCTATCACAGCAGATGCAGGACAAAGCAAGGTTTATGGAGATGCTGATCCGGTATTCACTTACCAGGTTAGTGGCTATCAAAATGGAGATGATGTAAGTATCCTGAGTGGAGCTTTGGCCAGAGCGGCCGGAGAGGATGTAGGATCTTATGCAATTAACGTGGGAACGCTAGATGCAGGAGCCAATTACACCGTCAACTTCAACGGAGCTGAATTTAGCATCACTCCAAGAACGCTGAACATCACAGCCAATCCTGACCAGGCGAAAGTGTATGGTTCAGCAGATCCGGTATATGATTACACGGCTTCTAATTTTGGAAATGGAGATAATACCTCAATCCTTTCTGGAGCACTTTCAAGAGTCCCAGGGGAAAATGTTGGAATGTATGCGATCACATTAGGTACACTTGATGCAGGAGCCAATTACACAATCAACTTCACCTCTGCTGATTTTGAAATCGCAGAGAAGGTATTGAATGTGACAGCGGATCCTGGCCAGGGCAAAGTCTTTGGAACCTCCGATCCAATCTTGACATACCAGGTAAATGGCTTTGAAAACGGAGATGATGCAGGTATTCTAACCGGTAGCTTGGTAAGGGCAGCAGGCGAAAATGTAGGAAGCTACGCAATCAGCCTAGGAACATTGGACGCTGGAAGCAATTATGCGATCAATTATTCAGGAGCCAACTTTGCCATTAGCAAAGCAACGATAACAGGTCTCACATTCACTGACGAAACCTTCACATACGATGGCACAGAGAAGAGTCTGATGATATCTGGAACTCTACCAGCAGGTACTTCGGTGACCTACACGAACAACGGTAGAACCGAGGTGGGAACCCAGGAAGTGACCGCGACGATCACAGGGTCTAATTACAATACCTTGGTATTGACAGCAGACCTGACTATTACGCCAGCTGAGATCGTAGGTATCACATTCACTGACGAAAGCTTCACGTACGATGGCACAGAGAAGAGTCTGATGATATCTGGAACTCTACCAGCAGGTACTTCGGTGACCTACACGAACAACGGTAGAACCGAGGTAGGAACTCAAGAAGTGACCGCGACGATCACAGGATCTAATTACAATACCTTGGTATTGACAGCAGACCTGTCTATCACGCCAGCTGAGATCGTAGGTATCACATTCACTGACGAAACCTTCACATACGATGGCACAGAGAAGAGTCTGATGATATCTGGAACTCTACCAGCAGGTACTTCGGTGACCTACACGAACAACGGTAGAACCGAGGTAGGAACTCAAGAAGTGACCGCGACTATAACAGGGTCTAACTACAATACCTTGGTATTGACAGCAGACTTGACTATCACGCCAGCTGAGATCGTAGGTATCACATTCACTGACGAAACCTTCACATACGATGGCACAGAGAAGAGTCTGATGATATCTGGAACTCTACCAGCAGGCACTTCGGTGACCTACACGAACAACGGTAGAACCGAGGTAGGAACCCAAGAAGTGACAGCGACGATCAGCGGGGATAACATAACCGAGGTTGTCCTAACTGCTGATTTGAGCATCACCCCAGCCAGCTTGACGGTGGTGGCAGATGAAGGTCAAAGCAAAGAGTTTGGTATGACTGACCCAGTGTTTACTTACAGTGCTTCAGGCTTCCAAGCTACCGATAGCGAGCTGATATTGACAGGAGCTTTGTCTAGAGAAGCTGGAGAGGAAGTAGGGAGCTACTTTATCACACTGGGAAGTTTAAATGCGGGAGGCAATTATACCATAGACTTTACAGGTGCAGACTTTATGATTGTTGAAAGTGAAGATGTGGACAGTGATGGAGATGGGGTGCCAGATGGAGTGGAAGAACTTCAAGGCACCGATCCTACCGATGCTTCAGACTATCAAGATACCGATGAAGATGCTGTTCCAGATTATGTGGAAATTGAGCAAGGTACCCATCCAGAAGACTCTGGTGACTACCTGGATAGCGATAATGATCAAGTTCCAGACTATGTTGAAGAGCAACAGGGTACTGATCTGAATGATGAGGAAGATTTCCTTGATGTAGATGAAGATGGTATTCCTGATTATGTCAATGAGAGATCCATCACGGAGTTTGTACCTCAGAGCTTAGAAGTACTGTGGGGAACCACTACCGAAGAATTGAAATTGCCGACCGAGGTAGTGGTGATCACTGCTCAGGGAGTATTTATCAATGTTCCGGTGGACTGGTGGGATCTGAGCGGCTATGATGCTATGACTGCGGGTACCACAGCATACCAAGGCCAGGCTGAGTTGCCTGCTGGATTATTCAATCCTGATGAATTGCAGCCTGTGCTGGAAATCACCGTACTTGCTAAACCTGAACCTGAGGATGTTTTGTTGAGTGAAAACAGCTTCACTGCCATCCCAGACCAATACTTCCAGGAGATAGGAGCCTTTACGGTGATTGATCCGGCAGGGACTGAACACCAGCTTAGCTTACCTGAAGGAGTAGCGGACAATGACTACTTCGAGGTAATCGATGGTATCCTGTTCTGGAGCAGTGCAGACGAAGCTTCCGGAAGAACTGAGTTTACAGTACATCTTAGAGTAGAAGACCAAGCAGGAAATGTACTGGAAAAAGATTTTGCAATTACCAGATCAAGAACTCCTCTAGAGCAACTGGAGATTCCAAATACATTTACACCAAACGGAGACGGAGTAAATGATGCCTGGGGCGTGTCTGCACTCCGGTATTACTCAGGGGTCAGAATATCAGTTATGGATATAGGAGGAGAGCGACTGTTCTACACTGAGGATGCTGATATGATGTGGGATGGAACCTATAATGGTAAGCAGATGCCAGTTGGTAGTTACCTGTACATTATCGAAGTAGGAGAGACCGGAGAGATACAGCGAGGAATGTTGAACCTGCTGCGAGAATAA
- a CDS encoding phage tail protein yields the protein MEPFLGQIMMVGFNFAPRGWALCDGSILPISSYTALFSLLGTTYGGDGRTTFALPDLRGRAPIGMGHGPGLSLRAQGAKGGAETTTLNVTNIPSHNHSVAPSPVNASSQNATEQVPGTNGATTLASPVASGRPAAIYNNQTPDVTLNTAGGNVLSTGNTGGSIPFNNMEPFIAMNYVIALNGIFPSRN from the coding sequence ATGGAACCTTTTCTAGGACAAATTATGATGGTGGGTTTTAACTTCGCACCAAGAGGCTGGGCACTTTGTGATGGCAGTATTTTACCCATTTCGTCTTACACTGCCTTGTTTTCGCTTTTGGGAACTACTTATGGGGGAGATGGAAGGACTACTTTTGCATTACCTGATCTGAGAGGAAGAGCCCCAATTGGGATGGGCCATGGGCCGGGACTTTCTTTGCGTGCCCAAGGCGCAAAAGGTGGAGCTGAAACTACCACGCTGAATGTCACCAACATTCCTTCGCATAACCATTCCGTTGCTCCATCTCCTGTAAATGCAAGTAGCCAAAATGCTACAGAGCAAGTGCCTGGCACAAATGGTGCAACTACCTTAGCTTCCCCTGTAGCAAGTGGCAGACCTGCAGCTATTTATAACAATCAAACTCCTGATGTTACTTTGAATACCGCCGGAGGCAATGTTTTATCTACAGGCAACACCGGAGGAAGTATTCCTTTTAACAATATGGAACCATTCATTGCCATGAATTATGTGATCGCATTAAATGGAATTTTCCCTTCCAGAAATTAA